The DNA window TCCTGCTTTTGATCTTATCGGCTTAACTCAGTTACGTAATGACCCCCAATTTAGTACTCTAGACGGTAGTGGTTTGAGTGTAGTAATAATTGACACGGGTTTAGAGACTAGTCACGATTTACTTGAATCAAACTATCTTACTGGATTTGATTTTGTCGAAAATAGAGAAGAAATTGTTGACACCGATGGACATGGCACTCACATAGCTGGAATTATTGGTGCTACAGATGAAAATATCGGTATAGCTCCAGAAGTGGGACTAATCAGCTTACGAGTCTTTGCTGAAACTGGGGATAGCGTCAACACTCCCATCGACGCGGCTATAGATTGGGTTTTAGAAAACCAGGAACAATATCAAATCGTCGCGGTTAATATCTCTAGCGGGAGTGGTTCTTATACCTCGGTTACCGAAGTGGAAAGCGATCGCCTATTAGATCGTATTGAGGAGTTAGAAGATCAGGGAATTACTGTAGTTGCAGCAGGGGGCAATAATTATCTGGAGGGTCAAGAACCTGGTATTGCGGCTCCTGCTATTTATAGTACCATAGCAGTGGGCGCCACTTGGCAGGATGCTCAACCTGGTACCGTGAGATGGCGATCGGGTAGTATCGATTTTGAGAGCGATATTGATCGCATCGTTAGTTTTAGCCAACGTTTACAAGCTTCTAATTTCCTGTTTGCACCTGGCGCCTATATTACCAGTACTCTACCAGAAAATGAAATAGGGGTAAAGGCAGGTACAAGTATGGCTACTCCCATGGTTACCGGAACCGTGGTTTTAATGCAGCAAGCAGCCTTGGAATTAGGTGGACGTCTGTTGACTCCCCAGGAAATCGCTGATTTGCTTCAAAGTAGTGCCGATACCATTTTTGACGGGGATGACGAGGATGATAATGTGGAAAATAGTCAGCTAGAATATCCGCGTCTCAATACTTATCAAGCTGTTTTGGCTGTTAAAAATTTCCTACAACAACCCCTGATAGGTACAGATGGAGATGATCGCCTTGAAGGGACGGAGGGTGACGATACTCTCAAAGGTGGCTTAGGAAATGATACCTTGAGTGGGGGGCGAGGTAACGATCGCCTATTCGGGGGACCGGGTAAAGATTTACTCATTGGGGGTAGGGGACGCGATCGCTTTATTTTTTCTGAACCTTCTACAATGAGCGATCGCTTGCGTGATTTTGAACCTGGTTCTGATTTGCTCGTTCTCTACGCTCAAGGCTTTAATTTGGACGTGCAGCGTCGCGAAACTTTGCCTGAAGAGTTATTTACCGAACGCTTCACTTATAACGCTGATTCTGGTCAACTTTGGTTCAATACCGAGCTTTTAGCCATACTTACATCCCAACCTTCCCTAAGTCACACAGACATTTTTATCGTTTAGCCCCAAAAATGTAACGAAACATTGCACTTTATTTTTAACTATGTTAAGTTTAATATCAAGAGGTTGACAAAAGAGTCACAGCTTAAAACCTAGAGGTGTAATCATGGAAGATAAACAAGTGAAAGTCGGATTTACTAACTTTGCAGAAACCTGGAACGGCCGCCTAGCTATGCTTGGCTTCACCATCGGTATCTTAACCGAACTTTTAACTGGACAAGGAATTCTCTCACAAATCGGACTAATGTAATTTGTACCGAAAATAACTAAAATTCCCCCTATCTTTATTGAGGTAGGGGGGTTATTCTTTTGACTTCAATTAGAGTTCTAGAACCAATCTATCAGTCTTGGGTTTACCTACGCAGATTAAAGCCGTACCAGTATCTGGTGTACCGATGGGTGGTTCTTCGTACTCTACTTCTCCCTCTTCAACTTTGCACATACAGGTTAAACAGATTCCCGCACGACAACTAAAGGGAGAATTAATATTATTAGCTTCCGCAAATTCTAAAATAGAGCCATCTGCGGGAGTCCAAGTCAGAGTTTGCTGAGATTGACTAAAGAAGATTTGAGCGCTTTTACCGGTGACAGCTGGGGTAACTGGTGCGGTTGATTTACTCTTACTAAAAGATTCAAAGAAAATCTTAGTTTCAGAGACTCCAGCTTCCTTTAAACCCTGTCTGAGACTATCCATAAAAGCGGGTGAACCACAGAGAAAATATTCAGCTTCTAGTAAATTAGTACTCACCAACTCCTGAATCAGAGGGGTATCTACGTAACCCTGGGAGTGAAATTGCCCATTATCTTCGGCATCAGGACGACTATAGCGGTAATGGAGATTAAGTTGGGGATAATTAGCTCCAAGTTGGGATATTTCCTGTCGCAGAGCGTGATATTGCCCATTTCTCGCTCCATGGACGAACCATAAGCGACGTGATGGATTAAACAAAACCCCTGCTTTAGCCATAGCGATCATAGGGGTAATTCCTACTCCATTACTAATAAAGACTGCGGGGGTAGTTCGGGAGATATCTAGGAAAAATTTACCATTGGGGGGTTTACAGGGAATAACGGTACCTTCGGTGACGCGATCGTGCATAAAATTAGATGCTATACCTGGGGGAAAGTCTAAACCTTGGGGGGTACCTTCTCGCTTAATAGAGAGACGATAATAAGTGGGGGTTTGAGTATAGTCAGAGAGGGAATAAGTGCGAATTACAGGACGAGTTTGACCAGGAATATCTAGTTTAATCGTCAGAAATTGACCGGGTTGATAGTCGGGGAGAGAATTTGCATCTTGGGGTTGTAGATAAAATGAGGTGATTTCTTCGCTTTCTTTCACTTTGCGAGTGACTACAAAGTTACGCCAATCGCGCCACTCGGATGATTCCTCAGTTGCTTTTATTTGAGTCTTTTTAGCTTTGGTCGTCAAACCAAAAAGACCCCCAGTCGCACCTGCGATTAAAGTGGCGTAGACGCCTATTTTATGACTAGATTGACTTTTAGGGGCTTTCCACCCGATGATCACCGCAGACAACATCGTCACTAAAGCAGAAGCGGCTAATCCCGCGGTAATTATTCTCAGTAGAGGGTTATTGATTTTTTTTAAGCTTTGAAACATAATTTTTACCAGATATAGCGTTACGCGCACTTTTAAGGGGGAAAGGGTAAAGAGGAAAGGTTTAATCTAACACTCCCGGTCTCTCCCCACACCTCCTTAGGAAAAAACAATTTTAACCTTTAGAAAGCAGCATAACCAAAAGTGACGTCGAATTGACGACACCAAATCCCCACAGATTGAAACTCTTCTACATCTAAATTTTCGGGAATGGCGTAGCGTTGAGAACCGTTGAAGCTTTGTAGAGGAGCAAGAATTACATAATCTTGTGCATTAGGCTTGACTGCAATCTCTCCAGAACGGTGTAAAATAACCTGAACATCGGGACCCATGGCGGTATTAAAAGCTGAATCAAATTCTAGAAAACGTTGACCATTTTCAGTAATAATCCTAGCTGTCCCCTTGGTAGGATGATCTTGTTCTGTCGTGACAAAGGTCCCAGATTTAAGAGGATTTTGAGTTAATAATAGCTGAGTAGATTCAGAATTAGAGAGATGATCAACTTCAGCGGTAGAGGGACGAACTAGAGTGAAAGTGATAGAACCAACTAATAGAGCGGATGAGAGACCGAAAACGGTGAGTTTAGATAAGTTCATGATTGGGAATTTCCTGGGCAATTTCTTTAATTATTATTATCCGGTTCAATCCTGAGTTACTAATGGGGGAAATCTGAAAATTGCCTAAGAAAATCTTGAATAATCAATGAGAACGACGACAATGTCCTTCCCCGACGTGACCTAAATTGGCGATCGCCTCTGCTAATCTTTGATAGTCTTCTGGACTCATTTGTTGGGCTAAACTCTCAGAATCTGCCTGTAATTGACCATTTTGGGCTAAAGCTGCTAAGGGCTCAAAACCCAAAGCATCGGTGTTGAGGGGATCATCCTGGGGTACTTCTGCACTTCCAAAAATATGATCAAAATGAAAGGTAGTCTCTAATTCTGCTTGAGCACCTGGTTCTAGAATTCCTTTCCGATCATCTCCGACAAATTCTCCACAAGTATACTTTAAAGCTTGAGTAATTCCAAGGTTAAAGTTAATCGTTTCCCCCCCTTTGGTAGCTTTTCCTTGAAGTAAAATAGTTTTACCCTCTGTTGAAGGTACAACTTGCCAAGCGATCGCATTATAATTACCCGCTGGCGCATCTTTTACTTGACTAACTAGAATTGGTTTCGCATCGGTATCACCTTCGGCTAAATCTACGGTTTGAGGACTTTCTGTTAACACCACTGTCACTATAGGCTTCATCGCTTCATCCGTAGCAGGATCAAAGGGTGGATTGGTTTGATAAGCCGTTACTTCTGCTAGAGTGACGTAAACGTGGTCAAATTCTATTTGCCAACCGTCTTTGCTGGTAAAACCCTGACGGACAAAATCCTCCCCATTGGCGACTAATAATAGTTCTCCCGTGTCACTATTTTGCTTAGTTGCTGAGGTAGGATGAATAATAATACTCAGTAAACTCAGAGGTATCAATAATCCCAGAGCAATTGATCTGTTTTTGAGTGCCATAACCCTTAATAATTAAACTATCGAGAGTCATTATCAGAGTTTTACCCAGGTTATTCAATACCCCAAGGGGGGATTCAACCACTCTCTTTTAACCTTCACCAGCTAATTTTAAAACAGAATGACGTTAGGCATTTACCATATCCGAGATCAATTCTGCTTCCTCTAGTCGGAAAGTATCAACTCCATAATCAGCGAGTTTAGATAGGAAAACAACTCGCGGAATACCTGCTAGGTTAGCCGCGGCACCAGAGGAAAGTTTTTCCAATTCATAAAGTTTAATGGCGGCAGCCAAAGAGATTTCCTGTGCAAGTTGTTCTGGACTTAGATGTAAAGCCAGTGGGGTTTCTTCCGGCAAGGATAGGGTAATTTGATACATTACGAATTCGAGTGTTTTTCTTATTGTATCTCTCTCACTCGTTCTACACATGGTCTAAGAAATTAACCAAACTTTCTAAGAAAGATTGACTCAGATTACTAGAGATGTCTTCTGTAGAGACAACGTTAAGGTCGGGTTCTTTAATTAATTCTGCCATGGGCATCTCTTCAGCTAAACCAATCACGATCAAGCAGAAAGCCGTTTGCTGTAGTTTATCTAGGGGTAGGTCTAACTTTTGAGCGATCGCACTCAAAGGAGTTCTCCCATCGCTTAGTTCCCAGAGTTGGGATTCTATGAGATTCAGACGAAATTTAGCTTGTGTTTCGACCTTTTTTATGACAGAGGAAGTTGAACTTGGGAGTTTCTCTGTCAAAGCACTCCAGTCTTTTAAAGTTCTTAATCCAGCTAGAGTGATTTCTGTAGCGGGCGCACTCAAACCAGTCATCTCCTCTAGGGGTATATTTTCCTGACTATTGAACTCAAACCAGGCGTTTGGGAAAGTAAACAGAGAACAAACTGTGCGCATTACCTGTATAGCAAACAACATCTTTAATTGTTCTGCGTCTAGCAAGTTTTGCGCTTTGAGAGACAAACCCAAGGGAATATTCAACTCTGTTACTGCTTTTGATTCTAGATTAAGTACAATTTTACGATTACGCATCAGAGAAATTAACCCCGATCCATCCAAGCGATCGGCGGTGGCGACGATTCGACCCTGATGAGACCAAATATAGTAAGTTAAAGTAGAATCGGGTTTGACCGTGAGTAATCCGGTTTTGTGTCCTTCATCGAGAAATCGGAATAACTCTCCCAGGGAAAAGTCGACAAACCGTCCAGTAATAGCCATATTTTTCCTCCCTACACCACACAATTCTGTTCTAACAACTGCTTAACTAACACGATAATCGCTTGAGCTACAGAGCCTTTTTTAGTAGCATTAACCATAACCAAAGGAGGTCGAGTAGCTTCCTCGGTAAATCCTAAAGCTAAGGCTACATTATCAGGGGGCCACGCGCCAGGACAATCTAAGTGGGTTAAACCGATCACCATGGGGATATTCGCCCTTTGGTTCATAAAGTTAACGATACGTCGTGCGTTAAGAAATTGACCGGGTTGATCCGCGGATACTAATAGCAGATAAGCGTGGGCTTTGCGAATCAAGATATCCCACATGAAGTCAAAGCGAGATTGTCCGGGAGTACCGTAAAGATGTAAGGCCATATTCGGACTAAACTGGAGACGACCAAAGTCAAAAGCTACCGTAGTATTTTCTTTCATTAGTTTTGTTTCGTCTGTCGCTTTGCGATCGGTATCAACAGGTGTAATTTCACTGATAGAAC is part of the Gloeocapsa sp. PCC 73106 genome and encodes:
- a CDS encoding DM13 domain-containing protein; this translates as MNLSKLTVFGLSSALLVGSITFTLVRPSTAEVDHLSNSESTQLLLTQNPLKSGTFVTTEQDHPTKGTARIITENGQRFLEFDSAFNTAMGPDVQVILHRSGEIAVKPNAQDYVILAPLQSFNGSQRYAIPENLDVEEFQSVGIWCRQFDVTFGYAAF
- a CDS encoding S8 family serine peptidase, giving the protein MNPAFDLIGLTQLRNDPQFSTLDGSGLSVVIIDTGLETSHDLLESNYLTGFDFVENREEIVDTDGHGTHIAGIIGATDENIGIAPEVGLISLRVFAETGDSVNTPIDAAIDWVLENQEQYQIVAVNISSGSGSYTSVTEVESDRLLDRIEELEDQGITVVAAGGNNYLEGQEPGIAAPAIYSTIAVGATWQDAQPGTVRWRSGSIDFESDIDRIVSFSQRLQASNFLFAPGAYITSTLPENEIGVKAGTSMATPMVTGTVVLMQQAALELGGRLLTPQEIADLLQSSADTIFDGDDEDDNVENSQLEYPRLNTYQAVLAVKNFLQQPLIGTDGDDRLEGTEGDDTLKGGLGNDTLSGGRGNDRLFGGPGKDLLIGGRGRDRFIFSEPSTMSDRLRDFEPGSDLLVLYAQGFNLDVQRRETLPEELFTERFTYNADSGQLWFNTELLAILTSQPSLSHTDIFIV
- a CDS encoding ATP/GTP-binding protein encodes the protein MEIMRLVITGPVGAGKSAFIRSISEITPVDTDRKATDETKLMKENTTVAFDFGRLQFSPNMALHLYGTPGQSRFDFMWDILIRKAHAYLLLVSADQPGQFLNARRIVNFMNQRANIPMVIGLTHLDCPGAWPPDNVALALGFTEEATRPPLVMVNATKKGSVAQAIIVLVKQLLEQNCVV
- a CDS encoding DUF4388 domain-containing protein, coding for MAITGRFVDFSLGELFRFLDEGHKTGLLTVKPDSTLTYYIWSHQGRIVATADRLDGSGLISLMRNRKIVLNLESKAVTELNIPLGLSLKAQNLLDAEQLKMLFAIQVMRTVCSLFTFPNAWFEFNSQENIPLEEMTGLSAPATEITLAGLRTLKDWSALTEKLPSSTSSVIKKVETQAKFRLNLIESQLWELSDGRTPLSAIAQKLDLPLDKLQQTAFCLIVIGLAEEMPMAELIKEPDLNVVSTEDISSNLSQSFLESLVNFLDHV
- a CDS encoding 2Fe-2S iron-sulfur cluster-binding protein, with the translated sequence MFQSLKKINNPLLRIITAGLAASALVTMLSAVIIGWKAPKSQSSHKIGVYATLIAGATGGLFGLTTKAKKTQIKATEESSEWRDWRNFVVTRKVKESEEITSFYLQPQDANSLPDYQPGQFLTIKLDIPGQTRPVIRTYSLSDYTQTPTYYRLSIKREGTPQGLDFPPGIASNFMHDRVTEGTVIPCKPPNGKFFLDISRTTPAVFISNGVGITPMIAMAKAGVLFNPSRRLWFVHGARNGQYHALRQEISQLGANYPQLNLHYRYSRPDAEDNGQFHSQGYVDTPLIQELVSTNLLEAEYFLCGSPAFMDSLRQGLKEAGVSETKIFFESFSKSKSTAPVTPAVTGKSAQIFFSQSQQTLTWTPADGSILEFAEANNINSPFSCRAGICLTCMCKVEEGEVEYEEPPIGTPDTGTALICVGKPKTDRLVLEL
- a CDS encoding UPF0175 family protein — translated: MYQITLSLPEETPLALHLSPEQLAQEISLAAAIKLYELEKLSSGAAANLAGIPRVVFLSKLADYGVDTFRLEEAELISDMVNA